AGTAGTTGTTGATGATGTTGAAGAAGCTGCGGTGGTCTCCGCCGTCGATGGTGCGGTGGACCCAGTTGAACAGGACGTTGTTGACGAAGGTGAAGTCGCCGTACATGCCGACGCTGGGGTTGCGACCGGAGTTACAGGCCCAGAGGTTGTGGTGGAAGGTGCTGTTGAGGCCGCCGAGGGTGCTGCCGAAGGCGTGGTTGTAGGTGTTCAGGGCCTCGCTGAAGATCGAGTACTGGATGGTGATGTTGACGGTGGGCAGTTTGAGGGCGGGGGTTTGGGGATCGTTGTCGTGGTCGTACATGTGGCGGTAGAGGGACATGTTTTCGTCGAGACCCCAGCTGGCCGAGACGTGGTCGATCATGATGTTGCCGACGGGGTTGCCGCCGAGGGAGTCGTCGCGGCTGCCGACCCATACCTGGCCGCGCCGGAAGCGCATGTGGCGGATGATGACGTCGTGGGTGTCAATGGCCACGGTGGCACCGGCGATGCAGACGCCGTCGCCCGGGGCGGTGTTTCCCGCGATGGTGATGTAGGGGGCGCGGATGTGGATGGGCGACTCCAGGCGGATGATGCCGGCGACATTGAAGACGACGATGCGGGGGCCCCCGGCTTCACACGCCTCGCGGAAGGTGCCGGGTCCGCGGTCGGCGAGGTTGGTCACCACAAAGACGCGGCCGCCGCGGCCGCCGGGGGTCCACATGCCTCCGCCCCATGCGCCGGGGAATGCGGGAATGGGAGCGCGGATGAGGTCGCCGGGCTGACTTGCGTCGGGGCGCCATGGACGACCTTTGGCGGCCCAGGCTTCGACGGTCGGACGGGCCTGTTCCCATGCGGCGTCGCTCAGACGTTCCTCCTCGGCCTGGCGACGTCGTGCCTCCGCGGCCACGTCCTCGGGGATGCGCGGATATTGGGCCGGGGATGAGGCGGCGGCGAGCAGGACGGCCAGGCAGATCGGGAACCGGCCGGTCCCGGGTGTTGGTGCTGTGATGGGACGGGTGCGAAGGTTCGTCTTCATGGTGCGGGAAAGGGTGGGTTGGGGTTCAGTATGCAGTGCCTGAACGTTCGGCTTTTCGTTGGGCGCTGATGGACTCGCGCAACCGGCGTTCGGCGGCCTTGAGATCGTAGCCCTGGGCGGAGAGATAGTTGTTGATGCGACCCTTGTAACGGTTAAAGAGGGCGTGTTTTTCGCGGGCGGACCCCTCGTCCATGGCCTGTTCCCGTGCCTCGAGCAGGAGGGAATGGATGTGGCGTTTTAGGTCCTCGGTGAGTTCGGGCAGGAGTCGGAGATAGGCGTTGTAGGTGACGGTGGTGAGGTTGTAGGTCATGCCGTCCTTGATGTGGTCCACCTGCTCCGGGGTGAGTTCGGCCCCGAGGCGCTGGAGGAATTGTTGGTGGGCCCGTTGGA
The Limisphaera ngatamarikiensis DNA segment above includes these coding regions:
- a CDS encoding pectate lyase family protein, whose translation is MKTNLRTRPITAPTPGTGRFPICLAVLLAAASSPAQYPRIPEDVAAEARRRQAEEERLSDAAWEQARPTVEAWAAKGRPWRPDASQPGDLIRAPIPAFPGAWGGGMWTPGGRGGRVFVVTNLADRGPGTFREACEAGGPRIVVFNVAGIIRLESPIHIRAPYITIAGNTAPGDGVCIAGATVAIDTHDVIIRHMRFRRGQVWVGSRDDSLGGNPVGNIMIDHVSASWGLDENMSLYRHMYDHDNDPQTPALKLPTVNITIQYSIFSEALNTYNHAFGSTLGGLNSTFHHNLWACNSGRNPSVGMYGDFTFVNNVLFNWVHRTIDGGDHRSFFNIINNYFKPGPATPDHEPVRWRILKPESERSRTNLDNFGLAYVHGNVVEGNPQVTADNWDGGVQPGPARDPLPAVLARIRTRAPFPHAPLRIQSATEAYEEVLQHVGACLPKRDPVDERILRMVRTGQSHGAKPWPGLDALLRSVGYNDQVIQHIRSLVPLGIITHPDEVGGYPSYRGEPYKDTDHDGMPDDWELAHGLDPHNPDDASTDLDGDGYTNIEAFLYGLDPRGPARDWTDLRNNVDPLLSPRR
- a CDS encoding DUF3826 domain-containing protein, with product TRPPTSTDAEEQAYLRALADRCRNILLPLRLDSVAVSNRVHNLLMEQYQTLRRIHADRDRALDELNTRKTLSPDQQQQQREQILQQTRAELQRAHQQFLQRLGAELTPEQVDHIKDGMTYNLTTVTYNAYLRLLPELTEDLKRHIHSLLLEAREQAMDEGSAREKHALFNRYKGRINNYLSAQGYDLKAAERRLRESISAQRKAERSGTAY